Proteins found in one Erythrobacter sp. 3-20A1M genomic segment:
- a CDS encoding LuxR family transcriptional regulator, producing the protein MYAYLAEEFATELINVRSDTELDGALKQVSRRLGFDHFALSLEMRSTSCEAPGLLLHDYPDEWAKVYIAFDLAGQDPVRRACDKTIIGFAWDWIDELVPLTRGDRQMLNVGRECGIGNGYTVPRHLPGIGRGTCTFAVRPERELPRRRFAVAEMIGTLALSCALGLSSEKFDEKVPSLTDRQRECLLWVARGKTAAETAMILEISTETVIQHLKMARERYQVHCKQSLVVAALFDGLIGFADIIRWRDTG; encoded by the coding sequence ATGTACGCATATCTCGCGGAGGAATTCGCAACTGAACTTATCAATGTCCGTTCGGACACTGAACTCGACGGTGCGCTTAAACAGGTTTCCCGGCGCCTTGGCTTCGACCACTTCGCGCTTAGCCTGGAGATGCGTTCGACATCGTGCGAGGCACCGGGCCTGCTATTGCACGACTATCCCGACGAATGGGCGAAAGTCTATATTGCCTTCGACCTCGCAGGGCAGGATCCGGTGCGAAGAGCCTGTGACAAGACCATCATCGGTTTCGCCTGGGACTGGATTGACGAACTCGTCCCTCTCACGCGCGGCGACCGTCAAATGCTCAATGTCGGCCGGGAATGCGGAATTGGCAATGGTTATACTGTTCCGCGGCATTTGCCCGGGATAGGGCGCGGCACCTGCACCTTTGCTGTTCGACCCGAGCGAGAACTGCCCCGACGGCGCTTCGCCGTCGCGGAAATGATCGGGACGCTGGCTTTGAGCTGTGCGCTGGGCCTGAGTTCAGAAAAGTTCGATGAGAAGGTCCCTTCCCTGACCGATCGGCAGCGGGAGTGTCTGCTTTGGGTTGCAAGAGGGAAGACTGCAGCTGAAACGGCCATGATACTCGAAATCAGCACCGAAACCGTCATTCAGCATCTTAAGATGGCCCGCGAGCGCTACCAGGTCCATTGTAAACAGTCCCTCGTCGTCGCGGCGCTGTTCGACGGGTTGATCGGGTTTGCCGACATTATCCGTTGGCGGGACACAGGCTAG
- a CDS encoding lasso peptide biosynthesis B2 protein: MDLHREGLAWRILDGQLLFLDVSNDRYFRLSDDENRRCLEKLGRYPEKQWHQPSSLARPADWTVPEQSSPAIAEHTFSLPAVARALWMQRRVEARLAKHSLALVLSQLRSVVESRSESQFEISEKGRRCIGAFEDARLLRTAADRCLSRSIALATCLAAYGDRARIVIGVHTPPFAAHCWTQHRDTVLNDSVEEVLRYEPILVV, from the coding sequence ATGGATCTCCACCGCGAAGGACTGGCGTGGCGCATTTTGGATGGCCAGCTCCTATTTCTCGATGTTTCCAACGATCGCTACTTTCGGTTGTCGGATGACGAAAATCGCAGATGTCTCGAAAAACTTGGCCGGTATCCCGAGAAGCAATGGCACCAACCGAGCAGCCTCGCCCGGCCTGCGGACTGGACCGTCCCAGAACAATCGAGCCCGGCAATCGCCGAGCACACCTTTAGTCTGCCCGCAGTCGCGAGAGCGCTTTGGATGCAACGCCGCGTTGAAGCGCGGCTCGCGAAACACTCTTTGGCGCTGGTCCTTTCCCAATTACGGAGCGTTGTCGAATCCAGGTCGGAAAGCCAATTCGAGATCAGTGAGAAGGGACGCAGGTGTATCGGGGCTTTTGAGGATGCACGATTGTTGCGCACCGCTGCGGACCGGTGTCTTTCGCGCTCCATCGCTCTCGCGACTTGTCTTGCCGCATATGGCGACCGGGCGCGGATCGTCATCGGCGTCCATACACCCCCTTTTGCAGCACACTGCTGGACGCAGCACCGAGACACGGTCTTGAACGACAGTGTCGAAGAAGTGCTCCGCTATGAACCAATTCTTGTCGTATGA
- a CDS encoding RNA polymerase sigma factor produces MDLSAGHHARRSIAGPAAGPIKGHKLGPGRRHRPGTRTQFATANSGCGRLQVRSMTQIAAEIRHQSPQCVGPAYCAAKVSRTVGRRRTLDALYREERAGLIAYLARRVGSERARDLAQDVFLRAATSKQLTELVNPAGFLRRIAFNLMVDEARRQKCRVRTQPLLENADAPSRAAQEDAVHVRETRQALEIALAELPEKCARIFAMNRFEKKSYREIHIELGIALPTVDYHMMKALAHLRQALGHSW; encoded by the coding sequence GTGGATCTTTCCGCCGGACATCATGCACGCCGGTCCATCGCAGGCCCGGCGGCCGGACCGATCAAGGGGCACAAACTAGGCCCCGGACGGCGGCACAGACCTGGAACCCGCACGCAGTTCGCCACGGCGAACTCAGGTTGCGGTCGCCTCCAAGTTCGAAGCATGACTCAAATTGCCGCCGAAATTCGGCACCAATCTCCCCAGTGCGTGGGTCCCGCATATTGCGCTGCAAAGGTAAGCCGAACGGTCGGTCGCCGCCGCACACTCGATGCCCTCTACCGCGAGGAACGGGCTGGACTGATCGCCTATCTTGCGCGCCGCGTGGGCTCCGAACGCGCCCGCGACCTGGCACAGGACGTGTTCCTGCGTGCGGCGACCAGCAAGCAGCTGACGGAACTCGTCAATCCGGCGGGCTTTCTGAGGCGGATTGCATTCAACTTGATGGTGGACGAGGCGCGGCGGCAAAAGTGCCGGGTCAGGACCCAGCCACTTCTGGAGAACGCAGACGCGCCAAGCCGTGCTGCGCAAGAAGATGCCGTGCATGTCCGTGAAACCCGGCAAGCGCTGGAAATCGCGCTCGCAGAGCTCCCCGAAAAGTGCGCGCGTATCTTCGCGATGAACCGCTTCGAGAAGAAATCCTACCGAGAGATACATATCGAACTCGGCATCGCACTGCCGACGGTCGACTATCACATGATGAAAGCTCTTGCGCATTTGCGTCAAGCGCTGGGTCACAGTTGGTGA
- a CDS encoding ArsI/CadI family heavy metal resistance metalloenzyme: protein MKRFHVHVGVTDIDHSIAFYSSLFGAEPDVVKADYAKWMLEDPRINFAISMREAAAKGIEHVGLQVEDKSELEEVYGRLKAADRPVLEEGATTCCYAQSEKSWIADPDGVVWEAFLTDGESTTYGGSPDLDQLASAIATLGACCAPQLAPAKTSCC from the coding sequence ATGAAACGCTTTCACGTGCATGTCGGCGTGACCGACATCGACCACTCTATTGCCTTCTATTCAAGCCTGTTCGGTGCCGAGCCCGACGTGGTGAAGGCCGACTATGCCAAGTGGATGCTGGAAGATCCGCGCATCAACTTCGCGATTTCGATGCGCGAGGCTGCTGCCAAAGGCATCGAGCATGTCGGCTTGCAGGTCGAGGACAAGAGCGAACTCGAAGAGGTCTATGGCCGCCTCAAGGCTGCTGACCGCCCGGTGCTCGAAGAAGGCGCGACGACTTGCTGCTACGCGCAGTCGGAAAAGAGCTGGATCGCCGATCCAGATGGCGTCGTCTGGGAAGCTTTTCTGACCGATGGCGAGAGCACGACCTATGGCGGCAGTCCTGACCTCGACCAGCTCGCATCTGCCATTGCCACTTTGGGCGCCTGCTGCGCGCCGCAACTGGCACCTGCCAAGACGTCCTGCTGCTGA
- a CDS encoding transcriptional regulator domain-containing protein, giving the protein MDRPFDSNDRTGAFDYSDFAQEFLRRNAAYRQQYARIASESGFDPQSPACRRMARSWGLEFPD; this is encoded by the coding sequence ATGGATCGACCATTTGACAGCAACGACCGGACAGGCGCATTCGACTATTCGGATTTCGCGCAGGAATTCCTGCGCCGCAATGCCGCGTACCGGCAACAATACGCACGGATCGCCAGCGAAAGCGGTTTCGACCCGCAATCCCCAGCTTGCCGCCGAATGGCGCGTTCATGGGGCCTTGAATTTCCCGATTGA
- a CDS encoding Atxe2 family lasso peptide isopeptidase, translated as MTALLTLALSLTIVPTAEDPPSAEDPCDALPIAQETANAELGEWTVDGQVRIADIGAPVGTPNRSVFGISPDDSQIAFTVRRAIPETNSYCQRLLVAPLNGEGSPIEVARGGEFIRDDFRLRDFTAILAGWPRTSAPRWSPDGMRIAYLRREAGSTQVWLASPTGQTGAVRATNLADDVDDFAWAQDGMGLIVSTRPAIRLAAAAIASEGRRGFLFDARFAPQAADRPIPTGHADPIYTWVSLRDGSSRPATEMEQVLIAPPRPAAIPDNARNVRSGEGGFSAWLEAEFPERLLSPTRLVLAAPDGSRKVCPVTQCDGIRELFWSASERALFLVQRTGWADSQTALLRWDPRDAAPRQVLISDDVFIGCAPHANELICGREGSTQPRRLVALDMRTGSERLIHDPNPQLENMEYGSVQRFRFRLASGVESFADLVLPPTHRPGELHPLIVVQYRSRGFLRGGTGDEVPIQPLAARGFAVLSFDRPDFPPEAYLATTDAEIRTLSEDDWADRRQVQEALELAVRRAVETGAVDPTRMGISGFSDGGSTVQWALINSDLFQVASMGSCCEDLYSFALAAGPRFTEYLRDMGYRYFEPGAETFWEPMSLILNVDRIDVPILIQAGDSEYEGSLDVVEAFSHNNKAIELYVFPDESHVKWQSSHRLAMYERVVEWFEFWLMGRLNCNPSREAQYARWSAMEGAPPTRDLRCHAEPLAGP; from the coding sequence ATGACTGCGCTCCTTACCCTAGCGCTCAGCCTGACGATCGTGCCGACAGCTGAAGATCCGCCATCGGCCGAAGATCCGTGTGATGCACTGCCCATCGCCCAGGAAACGGCAAATGCGGAATTAGGTGAGTGGACAGTGGACGGACAAGTCCGGATTGCGGATATTGGCGCACCGGTCGGAACTCCCAATCGAAGTGTATTTGGCATCTCGCCTGACGACAGCCAAATTGCCTTCACCGTCCGTCGCGCAATTCCCGAGACGAATAGCTATTGCCAAAGACTGCTGGTCGCGCCGTTGAACGGCGAAGGTTCTCCAATCGAGGTGGCGCGCGGCGGGGAATTCATTCGCGACGATTTCCGGCTTCGCGACTTCACCGCGATACTGGCCGGTTGGCCTAGGACAAGCGCGCCGCGATGGTCGCCGGATGGCATGCGAATTGCGTATCTGAGGAGAGAAGCCGGTTCGACACAGGTTTGGTTGGCCAGCCCAACCGGGCAAACGGGTGCGGTCCGAGCAACCAATCTGGCCGACGATGTCGACGATTTCGCCTGGGCTCAGGACGGAATGGGTCTCATTGTCAGCACAAGGCCTGCAATTCGCCTCGCCGCCGCGGCAATCGCCAGCGAAGGCAGACGCGGCTTTCTCTTCGACGCGCGGTTTGCGCCGCAGGCAGCCGACCGACCGATACCGACCGGCCATGCCGATCCGATCTATACATGGGTTTCGCTTCGGGACGGGTCATCGCGACCTGCAACCGAAATGGAGCAGGTGCTTATTGCCCCGCCGCGACCGGCAGCGATACCGGACAACGCACGAAATGTTCGATCAGGAGAGGGTGGATTTTCGGCCTGGCTCGAAGCAGAGTTCCCCGAGCGTCTCCTCAGCCCGACGCGGCTGGTTCTGGCCGCTCCGGACGGCAGCCGAAAAGTCTGCCCTGTCACGCAATGCGACGGCATCCGAGAACTGTTCTGGTCGGCCTCGGAGCGCGCCCTTTTCCTCGTCCAGCGTACTGGATGGGCCGACAGCCAGACGGCATTGTTGCGCTGGGATCCCCGCGATGCTGCGCCTCGCCAAGTCCTGATTTCCGATGATGTGTTCATCGGGTGCGCCCCTCATGCCAACGAACTTATTTGCGGGCGTGAGGGCAGCACACAGCCTCGCCGATTGGTGGCGCTCGACATGCGAACGGGATCAGAACGACTGATCCACGATCCAAACCCGCAGCTTGAGAACATGGAGTATGGCTCCGTCCAGCGTTTCCGCTTCCGCCTGGCAAGCGGTGTCGAGAGTTTCGCCGACCTTGTCCTGCCGCCCACTCATCGACCTGGCGAACTGCATCCCCTGATCGTGGTGCAGTACCGGAGCCGGGGCTTCCTTCGCGGAGGAACCGGGGACGAGGTTCCGATCCAGCCTCTCGCCGCACGCGGATTCGCGGTCCTCAGTTTCGACCGGCCTGATTTCCCGCCAGAGGCGTATCTGGCAACAACCGATGCAGAAATACGGACATTGAGCGAAGATGACTGGGCGGACCGGCGCCAGGTGCAGGAAGCACTAGAGCTCGCTGTACGACGCGCCGTCGAGACTGGTGCGGTCGATCCAACGCGCATGGGGATCAGCGGATTCAGTGATGGCGGATCGACCGTCCAGTGGGCGCTGATCAACTCGGACCTTTTCCAGGTCGCTTCGATGGGATCGTGCTGCGAGGATCTCTACTCCTTCGCTCTCGCTGCAGGGCCACGGTTTACCGAGTATTTGCGGGACATGGGTTATCGCTATTTCGAGCCCGGTGCCGAAACATTCTGGGAGCCCATGTCGCTCATACTCAATGTGGACCGGATCGATGTTCCAATTTTGATCCAGGCAGGGGACAGCGAGTACGAAGGCAGCCTCGATGTCGTTGAAGCCTTCTCGCATAACAATAAGGCTATCGAACTCTACGTGTTCCCCGATGAGTCTCATGTCAAATGGCAATCGTCGCATCGCCTGGCGATGTACGAGCGCGTCGTCGAATGGTTCGAGTTCTGGCTTATGGGCAGGCTGAACTGCAATCCTTCAAGAGAAGCACAGTACGCCCGCTGGAGCGCCATGGAGGGTGCCCCGCCCACACGCGACCTTCGCTGCCATGCTGAACCATTAGCGGGTCCATGA
- a CDS encoding helix-turn-helix transcriptional regulator, with amino-acid sequence MQADRVIRALSALAQEHRLAAFRLLVQAGEQGVAAGVLAEKLQVPPSSMSFHLAQLGNAGLVTQRRESRSIIYSADYAAMNGLMGYLTENCCGGMSCSQDTECFPSPQRKSA; translated from the coding sequence ATGCAAGCCGACCGCGTGATCCGAGCCCTATCTGCTCTGGCACAGGAGCATCGCCTCGCCGCATTCCGCCTGCTCGTGCAGGCCGGGGAGCAAGGCGTTGCCGCTGGGGTGCTAGCTGAGAAACTCCAAGTGCCTCCGTCTTCAATGAGCTTTCACCTTGCCCAACTGGGCAATGCGGGGCTGGTCACCCAGCGGCGCGAAAGCCGCTCGATCATCTATTCGGCGGACTATGCCGCGATGAATGGCCTGATGGGCTACCTCACCGAGAACTGCTGCGGCGGCATGTCCTGTTCCCAGGATACCGAATGCTTTCCTTCTCCTCAACGAAAGAGCGCCTGA
- a CDS encoding benenodin family lasso peptide, protein MKEFDHNQNEVIDLGKASVETKGAVGFYIDASGGQLANSPGLLDE, encoded by the coding sequence ATGAAGGAGTTCGACCATAACCAGAATGAGGTTATCGACCTCGGCAAGGCCTCGGTTGAGACCAAGGGCGCCGTCGGTTTCTACATCGACGCCAGCGGCGGGCAATTGGCCAACAGCCCGGGCCTGCTCGACGAATAA
- a CDS encoding TonB-dependent siderophore receptor, which produces MSSTIRTLSVLLTGAAFAGAAPPLFAQDSPGEQAQDDAAEVGDTALDEESSAIVVTGTRIRGARVVGEVIELDRETIVETGQVDLGEAIRNLPQNFSGGQNPGVGSGGGIGNENVNSASSPNLRGLGPDATLTLLNGHRLPYNSASQGVDISAIPLAIVDRLEVVPDGASALYGSDAVGGVVNVILRRDFEGVTTSAQIGASTDGGNFRQQADIVAGTIWNSGGFVFAYDFANNSGIEARERAYAGSLLPETLLYPSNRRHAVTFSAHQSLSEGVEANLDALYSYRESTTIDGTPAQRIRREPDLETFSVAPSLQFDLGPSWKANLAGVFGRDRTRFQTSFIPETGPARVSTGSYLHQITSLEMGAEGPVITLPGGETRLAVGIGFRNNRLEYSLESAILNAQFDATQRARFAYAELYVPFVSGRNAVDGIEQLTLSAAVRYEDYPGLDQLATPRLGITYSPSGDLMFRASWARSFKAPTLFQQNIFSQAILVPAAVFGAGTGSDTVFLSGGGNPNLRPERARSWTAGFEFQPAAVRGLTASATWYDIRYDNRVVAPIAGSIAAAINNPGYASLIDFSPDPADLAELIAGAQFGLENFTGRPFDPADVVVLFDNRNINVAAWSVEGLDARIAWNRDLGNDRSIGLDLNGSWLRSRQTITSELPEVQLAGTTFNPPRYRARGAARYRAGRLTANAAVSYIGALVDRRLATVQRLSPSATVDLGMHYAVIRGDDRDPGLEFSLTIQNLFNDKPDVIGQTGPNTTPYDSTNYSPIGRFIAFGVRRHW; this is translated from the coding sequence ATGTCGTCGACAATTCGCACACTTTCCGTCCTTCTAACCGGGGCAGCATTTGCAGGTGCCGCTCCTCCTCTTTTCGCCCAAGACAGTCCAGGCGAACAGGCACAAGATGACGCTGCCGAGGTTGGCGATACAGCTTTGGACGAAGAGAGTTCCGCGATCGTTGTCACGGGAACGCGTATCCGAGGCGCACGGGTCGTAGGTGAAGTCATCGAGCTTGATCGCGAGACGATCGTCGAGACGGGCCAGGTGGACCTCGGCGAAGCGATCCGCAACCTACCCCAGAATTTCTCGGGCGGTCAGAACCCTGGGGTTGGTTCGGGCGGCGGCATCGGCAATGAAAATGTAAATTCAGCATCGTCTCCCAATCTGCGCGGGCTTGGGCCCGATGCGACGCTGACATTGCTCAACGGTCATCGCCTTCCATACAACTCGGCGTCCCAGGGCGTCGACATCTCCGCCATTCCGCTCGCCATTGTCGACCGGCTCGAGGTCGTCCCCGATGGAGCTTCAGCGCTCTATGGCTCGGACGCGGTTGGCGGCGTTGTGAACGTCATCCTGCGCCGCGACTTTGAGGGCGTGACAACCTCGGCCCAGATTGGAGCGAGCACCGATGGAGGCAACTTTCGCCAACAGGCCGACATAGTCGCAGGCACAATCTGGAACAGTGGCGGCTTCGTCTTCGCCTACGACTTCGCGAACAATTCCGGGATTGAGGCGAGGGAGCGCGCCTATGCAGGATCACTGCTACCGGAAACCTTGCTTTATCCCTCAAACCGGCGCCACGCCGTAACATTTTCGGCGCACCAGAGCTTGTCAGAAGGCGTGGAGGCCAATCTCGACGCGCTCTATTCGTATCGCGAATCAACCACCATTGATGGCACGCCGGCCCAGCGCATTCGGCGTGAGCCCGACCTCGAGACCTTTTCCGTAGCGCCGTCGCTGCAGTTTGACCTTGGGCCGAGTTGGAAGGCCAATCTCGCGGGTGTCTTCGGGCGCGATCGAACCCGCTTCCAGACCAGTTTCATTCCAGAGACAGGTCCGGCGCGCGTCTCTACGGGAAGCTACCTGCATCAGATCACCTCGCTGGAAATGGGTGCGGAAGGCCCGGTTATCACTCTTCCCGGCGGCGAGACGCGCTTGGCTGTCGGCATCGGATTTCGTAACAATCGACTCGAGTACTCTCTGGAAAGCGCGATCCTCAATGCGCAATTCGATGCAACGCAGCGGGCTCGCTTCGCCTATGCGGAACTGTATGTTCCATTCGTGTCGGGTCGGAACGCCGTCGATGGAATCGAGCAGCTAACGCTATCCGCTGCAGTTCGCTACGAAGACTATCCCGGACTCGACCAGCTCGCCACCCCGCGCCTTGGGATTACCTATTCGCCAAGTGGTGATCTGATGTTCAGAGCGAGTTGGGCACGCTCGTTCAAGGCTCCCACGCTTTTCCAGCAAAACATCTTTTCTCAGGCCATTCTGGTGCCTGCTGCGGTGTTCGGAGCGGGCACCGGCTCCGACACAGTCTTTCTGAGCGGGGGCGGCAATCCCAACCTCCGTCCCGAGCGCGCCCGAAGCTGGACGGCGGGATTCGAGTTCCAGCCTGCGGCAGTCCGAGGATTGACCGCCTCCGCGACGTGGTATGATATCCGCTATGACAACCGCGTCGTTGCGCCGATCGCTGGATCGATCGCAGCTGCTATCAACAATCCGGGCTATGCCAGCCTCATCGATTTTTCACCTGATCCGGCCGATTTGGCCGAACTCATCGCGGGTGCCCAGTTCGGATTGGAGAACTTTACAGGCCGCCCGTTCGATCCTGCAGATGTTGTCGTTCTGTTCGATAACAGGAACATCAATGTCGCGGCGTGGAGCGTAGAAGGGCTGGATGCCAGGATTGCCTGGAACCGCGATCTCGGGAATGACCGCTCGATAGGATTGGATCTCAACGGCAGCTGGTTGCGCAGCAGGCAAACCATCACATCCGAACTACCTGAAGTCCAGCTTGCCGGTACGACTTTCAACCCGCCCCGCTACCGCGCGCGTGGAGCAGCAAGATATCGGGCAGGCCGCCTTACCGCCAATGCGGCAGTCAGTTATATCGGTGCGCTCGTCGACAGACGGCTTGCAACCGTGCAGCGGCTGTCACCAAGCGCAACTGTCGATCTTGGCATGCACTATGCGGTCATTCGCGGCGACGACCGTGATCCCGGCCTCGAGTTCTCGTTGACCATTCAAAACCTGTTTAACGATAAGCCGGACGTGATCGGCCAAACCGGTCCCAACACAACACCCTACGATTCAACCAATTATTCTCCGATCGGGCGCTTCATCGCGTTTGGCGTAAGGAGGCATTGGTAA
- a CDS encoding DUF2274 domain-containing protein, which yields MTRLKLSDITDGKPVKLTIEIPARLHRRLIEYGTVLNGGVSEGAPVPELLIPPMIERFVASDRDFAKARRGSRALSKQ from the coding sequence ATGACCCGGCTCAAACTCTCCGACATCACCGATGGCAAGCCTGTAAAGTTAACGATCGAAATCCCTGCCCGGCTCCATCGCCGGCTGATCGAATATGGGACCGTGCTCAATGGCGGGGTATCAGAGGGTGCGCCTGTGCCTGAGCTGCTTATTCCGCCGATGATCGAGCGCTTTGTTGCAAGTGACCGGGATTTTGCCAAGGCACGCAGAGGATCGCGCGCACTATCCAAACAATAA
- a CDS encoding asparagine synthetase B family protein: MRAAEELGLAPAEAEEAAKHLVANVWGGYVAILGDWSNGPMGVLVDPSGLLPVYLLSTSEHVILTSDPLLIAEAGGLETPVSYPALHAHLLRPEQRHRKTCLEGIDELAPGSLHLLARQGLQIRRIWHATDFLPRMPIPAFTDYAAQLKELGAAVLQSWSGMFGRASVAASGGVDSSFICAALAHSGERFDCVTLATPDPSGDERIYANRVAEWFGVRCVERIYDPAFYDPSRSSSRGLPRPARRSFQHILDALLVDAMADLGASVIYDGNGGDNLFCFLHSSAPVADRLAAEGLGTGVLRSLIDMCHITGCSVPTMVAAVLRRRLGKGTRESWPVDASLLTCGTDAAYSEPLVPWLSPLGISGSGKRDHMVLIMRAQNHIHGLAAGPPRFSPLMSQPLMEFCLGVPTWIWAHGGRNRALARAAFAQELPPAVLARTSKAGPDSFVRQIFALNRNSIAERLLDGLLAANGVIDRHAVEAALRTDERDDNSMFGRILDLLEAENWARSWTR; encoded by the coding sequence GTGCGCGCCGCCGAGGAACTCGGGTTGGCCCCGGCCGAAGCCGAGGAGGCCGCCAAGCATCTCGTCGCCAACGTCTGGGGTGGATATGTCGCCATCCTAGGCGATTGGAGCAATGGGCCAATGGGTGTGCTGGTCGATCCTTCCGGACTCTTGCCCGTTTACCTTCTCTCCACATCCGAGCACGTCATACTGACCAGTGACCCGCTCCTGATTGCGGAAGCGGGAGGATTGGAGACGCCGGTTTCGTACCCGGCGCTGCACGCGCACCTGCTACGGCCTGAACAACGCCACCGGAAAACGTGTCTTGAGGGAATTGACGAACTCGCGCCTGGATCGCTGCATTTACTCGCGCGCCAGGGTTTGCAGATCCGTAGGATATGGCATGCAACCGACTTTCTCCCACGAATGCCGATCCCGGCATTCACGGATTACGCCGCGCAACTGAAGGAGCTCGGCGCCGCAGTGCTGCAAAGCTGGAGCGGCATGTTTGGAAGAGCAAGCGTAGCGGCATCGGGCGGCGTCGATTCGTCATTCATTTGCGCTGCTCTGGCCCATTCGGGCGAACGCTTCGATTGCGTTACTCTCGCCACTCCGGATCCGTCCGGCGACGAGCGCATATACGCCAATCGCGTGGCGGAATGGTTCGGGGTTCGGTGTGTCGAACGGATATACGACCCGGCGTTTTACGATCCTTCGAGGTCTTCCTCCCGGGGGTTGCCGCGACCGGCCCGACGTTCATTCCAGCACATTCTTGACGCCTTGCTTGTCGATGCGATGGCGGACCTCGGCGCCTCGGTCATCTACGATGGCAACGGAGGCGACAATCTGTTCTGTTTCCTCCATTCCTCTGCGCCGGTAGCCGACCGGCTGGCAGCGGAGGGTCTGGGGACAGGCGTGCTGCGCTCCCTGATTGACATGTGCCATATCACCGGATGCTCGGTCCCCACCATGGTCGCCGCAGTTCTTCGCAGACGGCTTGGTAAGGGAACGAGGGAAAGCTGGCCGGTCGATGCGAGTCTGCTTACCTGCGGAACTGACGCTGCGTACAGCGAGCCACTCGTGCCCTGGCTGAGTCCTCTAGGGATCTCAGGTTCGGGAAAACGCGACCATATGGTCCTGATCATGCGGGCACAGAACCACATTCATGGACTGGCCGCCGGCCCGCCTCGATTTTCGCCACTAATGAGTCAGCCGCTCATGGAGTTTTGTCTCGGTGTTCCGACTTGGATATGGGCACACGGCGGCAGGAACCGCGCTTTGGCCCGGGCGGCATTCGCACAGGAATTGCCGCCTGCCGTGCTGGCCAGAACATCGAAGGCCGGACCCGACAGCTTCGTAAGGCAAATTTTCGCCCTGAACCGAAATTCGATCGCCGAGCGCTTGCTGGATGGGTTGCTCGCCGCGAACGGGGTAATCGACCGCCATGCCGTGGAAGCCGCGCTGCGCACTGATGAACGAGACGACAACAGCATGTTCGGTCGCATACTTGACCTGCTCGAAGCCGAGAATTGGGCTCGCTCATGGACCCGCTAA
- a CDS encoding DUF2285 domain-containing protein has translation MASARLGGDNYLIPRDQSFPIRLAALDAFHCCVDGSAAPSVRNQLQPTAYQSHRFHLLLAILDALSRAPEGVMLKDIAGTIVYRGLSAQRAIDWKSSSQRRQTQRLVVEARRMASHGYLGLLRQSRLRSFQTH, from the coding sequence ATGGCCTCCGCCCGGTTGGGTGGAGACAATTATCTGATCCCTCGGGACCAGTCGTTTCCGATCAGGCTGGCGGCGCTCGATGCGTTTCACTGCTGTGTAGATGGTTCCGCTGCTCCCAGCGTGCGAAACCAGTTGCAGCCCACTGCCTATCAGTCCCACCGCTTCCACTTGCTGCTCGCCATACTTGATGCTTTATCCCGGGCGCCTGAGGGTGTTATGCTAAAAGATATCGCTGGAACCATTGTTTATCGGGGATTGTCCGCGCAGCGCGCCATTGACTGGAAATCGTCATCGCAACGCCGCCAGACCCAGCGTCTCGTGGTTGAGGCGCGGCGAATGGCGTCGCACGGCTATCTCGGCTTGCTTCGCCAAAGCCGGCTCCGCTCTTTTCAAACGCACTGA